A DNA window from Selenomonas sp. oral taxon 126 contains the following coding sequences:
- a CDS encoding ShlB/FhaC/HecB family hemolysin secretion/activation protein, with the protein MGKSIGVQRVGGHTARFFLVSCMAMSVCASPAFAAEPIVTAEQSIWVARYTFSGENPVTEAELADVLAAHRHKDATLTELEAQAEEVTKYLRSKGYFVAFAYLAPQNFKDGVVNFTIVPGHYDQIIVNNESYLKEEAIRREIGISSGEVVKKSTLNRGVWLTNDLSRVEANTQLKAGSRQGTTDLVVNVKNKGHRMWGYVGFDNGGYRYTGRYQYSAFVNYASPAREGDLLSVGGIMSNGGMWSGSASYSTPIAKQGERVGVSYARSHYTLGGAFSALDYTGTAQTLSVYWQHNFKRSRDVNIYGTVRLDLKSLEDEAKGMAYSNPKSAHNWVFGVNGDSLDRFWTGGKNTFALNYTHGDLSIDDEIQRTYDAATAQTAGQFGKWNLELTRLQHVSERVSLYLSYQRQWASKNLDSSEKMSLGGPNGVRAYPVGEASGDDGWRWTSELRWNLPTREGDENVWQLIAFADGGHVNLYHNKLPGYTGVAGRSLYGAGVGVNWSNQANWVARAYYAWKIGSEDAVSDTDRSGRFWFQIYKFF; encoded by the coding sequence ATGGGAAAGAGTATAGGCGTGCAGCGTGTCGGGGGACACACGGCGCGCTTCTTTCTTGTTTCCTGTATGGCGATGTCCGTCTGTGCATCTCCTGCCTTTGCCGCAGAGCCGATCGTGACCGCAGAGCAGAGCATTTGGGTTGCGCGCTATACGTTCTCGGGGGAGAATCCCGTGACAGAGGCGGAGCTTGCGGATGTGCTTGCAGCGCATAGGCACAAGGATGCGACACTCACGGAACTCGAGGCGCAGGCAGAGGAGGTTACGAAATACCTCCGTTCAAAGGGATATTTTGTTGCCTTTGCCTACCTCGCACCACAGAACTTCAAGGATGGTGTGGTGAACTTCACCATTGTACCGGGACACTACGATCAGATCATTGTGAACAACGAGTCCTATCTCAAGGAGGAGGCGATCCGACGCGAGATCGGCATTTCTTCCGGTGAGGTTGTGAAAAAAAGTACGCTCAATCGCGGCGTCTGGCTGACGAATGATCTCTCACGCGTCGAGGCGAATACGCAGCTGAAGGCGGGTAGCCGACAGGGCACAACGGATCTCGTCGTGAACGTGAAGAACAAGGGACACCGTATGTGGGGTTATGTCGGCTTCGACAACGGCGGCTACCGCTATACGGGACGCTACCAGTACAGCGCGTTCGTGAACTATGCCAGCCCCGCGCGTGAGGGAGATCTCCTCTCGGTGGGCGGCATCATGTCGAACGGCGGTATGTGGTCGGGCTCTGCCTCCTACTCGACACCGATTGCAAAGCAGGGGGAGCGCGTCGGCGTGAGCTATGCACGCTCGCACTACACGCTTGGCGGCGCGTTCTCCGCGCTCGACTACACGGGAACGGCACAGACGCTGAGCGTCTACTGGCAGCACAATTTCAAGCGCAGCCGCGATGTGAACATCTACGGAACCGTTCGTCTCGACCTCAAAAGTCTCGAAGATGAGGCAAAGGGAATGGCGTACAGCAATCCGAAGAGCGCGCACAACTGGGTGTTTGGTGTGAACGGCGACAGCTTGGATCGCTTTTGGACGGGTGGTAAAAATACGTTCGCGTTGAACTATACGCACGGGGATCTCTCCATTGACGACGAGATTCAGCGCACGTATGATGCTGCGACGGCGCAGACAGCGGGGCAGTTCGGCAAGTGGAATCTCGAGCTTACGCGGCTGCAGCACGTCAGTGAGCGCGTCTCACTCTATCTGAGCTATCAGCGGCAGTGGGCATCGAAGAATCTGGACTCCTCAGAGAAGATGTCACTCGGCGGACCGAACGGCGTACGTGCCTATCCTGTCGGCGAGGCATCGGGGGATGACGGCTGGCGTTGGACATCGGAGCTGCGCTGGAATCTACCGACGCGTGAGGGCGATGAAAATGTATGGCAGCTGATTGCATTCGCAGACGGCGGTCATGTGAATCTCTATCACAACAAGCTGCCGGGCTACACCGGTGTTGCAGGGCGCAGCCTTTACGGTGCGGGTGTGGGCGTGAATTGGAGCAATCAGGCAAACTGGGTGGCACGCGCGTACTATGCATGGAAAATTGGGTCGGAGGACGCCGTTTCGGATACGGATCGCAGCGGGCGTTTCTGGTTTCAGATTTATAAATTCTTCTGA
- the rplJ gene encoding 50S ribosomal protein L10 gives MADHKKEVIVEKLKEQLASAKGAVFTTYKGLTVAQDTELRRELRAAGVTYHVVKNTMVRRAADALGLEGLDPHLEGTTAFAFSAEDAVAPAKVICDYIKKNKLDDKGILSVKVGTVEGKVIEANEVQALASLPSREELIAKLMGSMNAPITNTVNVLQGVIRNAVYVLDAVRAQKASA, from the coding sequence ATGGCAGACCACAAAAAGGAAGTAATTGTTGAGAAGCTGAAAGAGCAGCTTGCCTCGGCGAAGGGCGCGGTCTTTACGACCTACAAAGGGCTCACGGTTGCACAGGATACGGAGCTGCGCCGCGAGCTGCGAGCAGCAGGCGTTACCTATCACGTTGTGAAGAACACGATGGTACGCCGCGCGGCTGATGCACTCGGACTGGAGGGACTCGACCCGCATCTTGAGGGCACGACGGCGTTTGCGTTCTCGGCAGAGGATGCAGTTGCACCCGCGAAGGTCATCTGCGACTACATCAAGAAGAACAAGCTCGACGACAAGGGCATTCTGTCCGTCAAGGTCGGTACCGTCGAGGGCAAGGTCATCGAGGCGAACGAGGTGCAGGCGCTTGCGTCGCTCCCGTCGCGCGAAGAGCTTATCGCAAAGCTCATGGGCAGCATGAATGCGCCGATCACAAACACGGTGAACGTGCTTCAGGGCGTTATCCGCAATGCCGTCTATGTGCTTGATGCAGTGCGTGCGCAGAAGGCGTCCGCATAA
- the rplA gene encoding 50S ribosomal protein L1 — MAKFGKKYQDAAKLIESGKLYASQEAMELVKKTATAKFDETIELHVRLGVDPKYADQQVRGALVLPNGTGKTQRVLVFAKGEKVAEAEAAGADFVGSDEIVQKIQGGWLDFDVAVATPDMMGTVGRLGKVLGPRGLMPNPKLGTVTMDLKKAIGEIKAGQVEYRTDKAGNVHVPIGKASFDADKLRENYQAVIDTLIRVKPAAAKGQYIRSITVVATMGPAVPVAL, encoded by the coding sequence ATGGCAAAGTTTGGTAAGAAATACCAAGACGCTGCGAAGCTCATCGAGAGCGGCAAGCTCTACGCTTCGCAGGAAGCGATGGAACTCGTGAAGAAGACGGCAACTGCCAAATTCGACGAGACCATCGAGCTGCACGTGCGCCTCGGCGTCGATCCGAAGTATGCGGATCAGCAGGTGCGCGGCGCGCTTGTCCTGCCGAACGGCACGGGCAAGACCCAGCGCGTTCTCGTCTTTGCAAAGGGCGAGAAGGTTGCAGAGGCGGAGGCCGCTGGTGCGGACTTCGTCGGCTCGGACGAGATCGTCCAGAAGATCCAGGGCGGCTGGCTCGACTTCGATGTCGCCGTCGCTACGCCCGACATGATGGGCACGGTCGGTCGCCTCGGTAAGGTGCTTGGTCCTCGCGGACTCATGCCGAACCCGAAGCTCGGCACGGTCACGATGGATCTGAAGAAGGCGATCGGCGAGATCAAGGCAGGTCAGGTGGAGTACCGCACGGACAAGGCGGGCAACGTCCACGTTCCCATTGGGAAGGCCTCCTTTGACGCGGACAAGCTCCGCGAGAACTATCAGGCAGTCATCGACACGCTCATCCGCGTGAAGCCGGCGGCGGCAAAGGGGCAGTACATCCGCTCCATCACCGTTGTGGCGACGATGGGACCTGCCGTCCCCGTTGCGCTCTAA